One Miscanthus floridulus cultivar M001 chromosome 11, ASM1932011v1, whole genome shotgun sequence DNA window includes the following coding sequences:
- the LOC136493432 gene encoding homeobox-leucine zipper protein HOX22-like, which produces MDRPDHHQHKFFIPAPAPMQVPQQPQQQQQLCVPMMDEPPSSFLAGMGGGGGGPSSVASGERKRRFTEEQIRSLESMFHAHHAKLEPREKAELARELGLQPRQVAIWFQNKRARWRSKQLEHDFALLRAKFDDLHARVESLKQDKLALTTQLNELSERLREREDRAAGGGGGGATTASSSSCNGCGGEAEAEDDKRNVVLWCVNNMEPPEPESCVLVGSCATPADVSVESECDDHHLDYGDGFPESYCAMPELWEPWPLVEWNAVA; this is translated from the exons ATGGACAGGCCAGACCACCACCAGCACAAGTTCTTCATACCGGCGCCGGCGCCCATGCAGGTGCCGCagcagccacagcagcagcagcagctctgcgTGCCGATGATGGACGAGCCGCCGTCGTCGTTCTTGGCGGGGatgggcggaggcggaggtgggccGTCGTCGGTGGCAAGTGGGGAGAGGAAGCGGCGGTTCACGGAGGAGCAGATCCGGTCGCTGGAGTCCATGTTCCACGCGCACCACGCCAAGCTGGAGCCCCGGGAGAAGGCGGAGCTGGCGCGGGAGCTGGGCCTGCAGCCGCGCCAGGTGGCCATCTGGTTCCAGAACAAGCGCGCCCGCTGGCGCTCCAAGCAGCTCGAGCACGACTTCGCCCTGCTCCGAGCCAAGTTCGACGACCTCCACGCCCGCGTCGAGTCCCTCAAGCAGGACAAGCTCGCCCTCACGACACAG TTGAACGAGCTAAGCGAGAGGCTGAGGGAGCGGGAGGACCGggccgcgggcggcggcggcggcggcgcgacgacggcaagcagcagcagctgcaACGGCTGCGGTGGTGAGGCCGAGGCGGAGGACGACAAGAGGAACGTCGTGCTCTGGTGCGTCAACAACATGGAGCCGCCCGAGCCCGAGAGCTGTGTGCTCGTCGGGTCGTGCGCGACGCCGGCGGACGTTTCGGTGGAGTCCGAGTGCGACGACCACCACCTTGACTACGGCGACGGGTTCCCGGAGTCCTACTGCGCCATGCCGGAGCTGTGGGAGCCCTGGCCGCTTGTGGAGTGGAATGCGGTGGCCTGA